The Triticum aestivum cultivar Chinese Spring chromosome 7B, IWGSC CS RefSeq v2.1, whole genome shotgun sequence genome window below encodes:
- the LOC123163101 gene encoding WAT1-related protein At1g09380, giving the protein MGSVGNYLPVVGMILVQMGLAGLNVLSKLTMASGMSPYVLITYRNLLGAVFLAPFAFFFERKTWASISKKTLVQIFVCSVVGATMNQVFYFVCLKYSRPTVASALNNTLPAVTFALAAELKMEPVAALAGKAKVGGTALCVVGSMLMTFYRGPLVRTLDSPIHWPYVQRTMAAEAAAHAGGHTAALGAALVIASNVAWAVWFIVQKKMSNSYASPYTTTVLMASMASVQCGVIAVAAEHRLSAWALGFDIRLIGSLYAGVVASGVVIAVMSWCIQVRGPVFVSMFSPMMLIIVAVVRWGILGEKIRVGSVIGAVLIVVGLYTVLWGKGRDIVATETAEDDEEKKIGGGESSNGAVDGAAVSRPCPAADRHEATGQP; this is encoded by the exons ATGGGGAGTGTTGGCAATTATTTGCCCGTCGTTGGTATGATCCTGGTGCAAATGGGTCTTGCTGGTCTGAATGTGTTGTCAAAGCTCACAATGGCGTCCGGCATGAGCCCTTACGTGCTCATCACCTACCGAAATCTTCTTGGGGCTGTGTTCCTTGCTCCCTTTGCTTTCTTCTTCGAACG AAAAACTTGGGCCTCAATTAGCAAGAAGACACTAGTACAAATTTTCGTATGCTCCGTTGTTGG TGCGACGATGAATCAGGTGTTCTACTTCGTGTGCCTCAAGTACAGCCGCCCGACCGTGGCGTCCGCGCTGAACAACACCCTCCCGGCGGTGACCTTCGCGCTGGCGGCCGAGCTCAAGATGGAGCCCGTGGCAGCTCTCGCCGGGAAAGCCAAGGTTGGCGGCACGGCGCTCTGCGTTGTCGGCTCCATGCTGATGACCTTCTACAGGGGCCCCCTCGTCAGGACCCTGGACTCCCCGATCCACTGGCCGTACGTACAGCGCACCATGGCGGCCGAGGCCGCGGCCCACGCCGGCGGGCACACCGCCGCCCTCGGAGCCGCCCTGGTCATTGCCTCAAATGTCGCGTGGGCCGTTTGGTTCATCGTTCAG AAGAAGATGTCCAACAGCTATGCGTCCCCGTACACGACCACGGTGCTGATGGCGTCCATGGCCAGCGTCCAGTGCGGCGTCATCGCGGTGGCCGCGGAGCACAGGCTCTCGGCGTGGGCGCTCGGGTTCGACATCAGGCTCATTGGCTCGCTCTACGCG GGGGTAGTGGCGTCAGGAGTGGTGATCGCGGTGATGTCATGGTGCATCCAGGTGCGCGGGCCGGTGTTCGTGTCCATGTTCAGCCCCATGATGCtcatcatcgtcgccgtcgtcAGGTGGGGCATCCTCGGCGAGAAGATACGCGTCGGAAG CGTTATCGGCGCCGTGTTAATAGTCGTGGGTCTGTACACGGTACTCTGGGGCAAGGGAAGGGACATCGTCGCCACGGAAACCGCGGAAGACGACGAGGAGAAGAAAATCGGCGGCGGCGAATCGAGCAATGGGGCCGTCGACGGCGCGGCGGTCTCGCGGCCATGCCCCGCTGCTGATCGTCATGAGGCAACGGGCCAACCGTAG